In one Streptomyces sp. NBC_00597 genomic region, the following are encoded:
- the dop gene encoding depupylase/deamidase Dop, with protein sequence MTVRRVMGIETEYGISVPGHPNANAMLTSSQIVNAYAAAMHRARRARWDFEEENPLRDARGFDLAREAADNSQLTDEDIGLANVILTNGARLYVDHAHPEYSSPEITNPLDAVLWDKAGERIMAEAAVRAAQLPGAQPIHLYKNNTDNKGASYGTHENYLMKRETPFSEIVRHLTPFFVSRQVVTGAGRVGIGQDGREHGFQISQRADYFEVEVGLETTLKRPIINTRDEPHSDAEKYRRLHVIIGDANLSEISTYLKLGTTALVLSMIEDSFINVDLAVDQPVRTLHQVSHDPDLRHLITLRSGRTLTAVQLQMEYFELARKYVDERFGSDADEQTKDVLARWEDVLGRLESDPMSLSGELDWIAKREILEGYRRRDGLGWDAARLHLVDLQYADVRPEKGLYNRLVARGKMKRLVEETAVERAQGKPPEDTRAYFRGRCLEQYADDVAAASWDSVIFDLPGRDSLQRVPTLEPLRGTRKHVKELLDRCRTAEDLVRVLSGN encoded by the coding sequence ATGACCGTACGGCGAGTAATGGGAATCGAGACGGAGTACGGGATCTCCGTCCCGGGGCACCCGAACGCCAATGCCATGCTCACCTCGTCCCAGATCGTCAACGCCTACGCGGCGGCGATGCACCGGGCGCGACGCGCCCGCTGGGACTTCGAGGAGGAGAATCCGCTGCGGGACGCCCGGGGCTTCGACCTCGCCCGCGAGGCCGCGGACAACAGCCAGCTCACCGACGAGGACATCGGCCTCGCCAACGTCATCCTCACCAACGGCGCACGGCTCTACGTCGACCACGCGCACCCCGAATACAGCTCCCCGGAGATCACCAACCCGCTCGACGCCGTCCTCTGGGACAAGGCCGGCGAGCGGATCATGGCCGAGGCGGCCGTACGGGCGGCCCAGCTCCCCGGAGCCCAGCCCATCCACCTCTACAAGAACAACACCGACAACAAGGGCGCCTCCTACGGCACGCACGAGAACTACCTGATGAAGCGGGAGACCCCCTTCTCGGAGATCGTGCGCCACCTGACCCCCTTCTTCGTCTCCCGCCAGGTCGTCACCGGCGCCGGCCGCGTCGGCATCGGCCAGGACGGCCGCGAGCACGGCTTCCAGATCAGTCAGCGCGCGGACTACTTCGAGGTCGAGGTCGGCCTGGAGACCACGCTCAAGCGCCCCATCATCAACACGCGCGACGAGCCGCACTCCGACGCGGAGAAGTACCGCCGCCTCCACGTGATCATCGGCGATGCCAACCTCTCCGAGATCTCCACCTACCTCAAGCTCGGCACCACCGCCCTCGTCCTCTCGATGATCGAGGACTCCTTCATCAACGTCGACCTGGCCGTGGACCAGCCCGTGCGCACCCTGCACCAGGTCTCCCACGACCCCGACCTCCGGCACCTGATCACGCTGCGCAGCGGCCGCACCCTGACCGCCGTACAACTCCAGATGGAGTACTTCGAGCTGGCCAGGAAGTACGTGGACGAGCGTTTCGGCTCCGACGCGGACGAGCAGACCAAGGACGTGCTGGCCCGCTGGGAGGACGTGCTGGGCCGGCTGGAGAGCGATCCGATGAGCCTGTCGGGAGAGCTGGACTGGATCGCGAAGCGCGAGATCCTGGAGGGCTACCGGAGGCGGGACGGGCTCGGCTGGGACGCCGCCCGGCTCCACCTGGTGGACCTCCAGTACGCGGACGTACGGCCCGAGAAGGGCCTCTACAACCGCCTGGTGGCCCGCGGCAAGATGAAGCGGCTGGTGGAGGAGACGGCGGTCGAGCGCGCCCAGGGCAAGCCGCCGGAGGACACCCGGGCGTACTTCCGGGGCCGGTGCCTGGAGCAGTACGCGGACGACGTGGCCGCGGCCTCGTGGGACTCGGTGATCTTCGACCTCCCGGGCCGCGACTCCCTCCAGCGGGTCCCGACGCTGGAACCCCTGCGGGGTACCCGCAAGCACGTGAAGGAGCTCCTGGACCGCTGCCGCACGGCGGAGGACCTGGTGCGCGTACTGAGCGGAAACTGA
- a CDS encoding tRNA (adenine-N1)-methyltransferase, with protein sequence MSEPTGAARRRGPFEVGDQVQLTDPKGRHYTFTLEAGKNFHTHKGSFPHDELIGSPEGSVVRTTGNVAYLALRPLLPDYVLSMPRGAAVVYPKDAGQILAFADIFPGARVVEAGVGSGSLSSFLLRAIGDQGMLHSYERRADFAEIATANVERYFGGPHPAWQLTVGDLQDNLSDTDVDRVILDMLAPWECLDAVSKALVPGGILCCYVATTTQLSKTVESIREIGCFAEPQPWESMIRNWHVEGLAVRPDHRMIGHTGFLVTARRLADGVEPPMRRRRPAKGAYGEDYDGPGSDRSA encoded by the coding sequence ATGTCCGAACCGACCGGTGCCGCCCGCCGACGCGGGCCCTTCGAGGTCGGGGACCAGGTTCAGCTCACCGACCCCAAGGGCCGCCACTACACGTTCACGCTCGAAGCAGGGAAGAATTTCCACACCCACAAGGGTTCCTTCCCCCACGACGAGCTGATCGGCTCCCCCGAGGGCAGTGTTGTCCGTACCACGGGGAACGTCGCGTACCTCGCGCTGCGCCCCCTGCTCCCCGACTATGTCCTGTCCATGCCCCGCGGTGCCGCCGTGGTCTACCCCAAGGACGCCGGCCAGATCCTGGCCTTCGCCGACATCTTCCCCGGCGCCCGCGTCGTGGAGGCGGGCGTGGGCTCCGGCTCCCTGAGCAGCTTCCTGCTGCGCGCCATCGGCGACCAGGGCATGCTCCACAGCTACGAGCGCCGCGCGGACTTCGCCGAGATCGCGACCGCCAACGTCGAGCGCTACTTCGGCGGCCCCCACCCCGCGTGGCAGCTGACCGTCGGCGACCTCCAGGACAACCTGTCCGACACCGACGTCGACCGCGTGATCCTCGACATGCTCGCCCCCTGGGAATGCCTGGATGCCGTCTCCAAGGCCCTGGTCCCCGGCGGCATCCTGTGCTGCTACGTGGCCACCACCACCCAGCTCTCCAAGACGGTCGAGTCCATCCGCGAGATCGGCTGCTTCGCCGAACCGCAGCCCTGGGAATCGATGATCCGCAACTGGCACGTCGAGGGCCTCGCCGTCCGACCGGACCACCGGATGATCGGCCACACCGGCTTCCTCGTCACCGCCCGCCGCCTCGCCGACGGCGTCGAGCCCCCCATGCGCCGCCGCCGCCCCGCCAAGGGCGCCTACGGCGAGGACTACGACGGCCCCGGCAGCGACCGCTCCGCCTAG
- a CDS encoding RecB family exonuclease — protein sequence MTTSPGPVPGAADADAAPRAAAPSSLSPSRASDFMQCPLLYRFRVIDKLPEKPSAAATRGTLVHAVLERLFDHPAQERTAPRAKALVPGQWDRLLESKPELVELFPEGDEGAALARWLTEAEGLVERWFTLEDPTRLEPVEREFFVETELESGLRLRGIIDRVDVAPSGEVRIVDYKTGKAPRPEYAEGALFQMKFYALVVWRLKQVVPRRLQLVYLGSGDVLTYDPVIADLERVERKLLALWDAIKEATETGDWRPRPTKLCGWCDHRAVCPEFGGTPPVYPLTVVPRPAADPQGGAALPEGS from the coding sequence ATGACGACGAGCCCCGGTCCGGTTCCTGGCGCAGCCGATGCGGATGCTGCCCCGCGCGCTGCGGCGCCTTCCTCGCTCTCCCCTTCGCGGGCGAGCGATTTCATGCAGTGCCCGCTGCTGTACCGGTTCCGGGTGATCGACAAGCTGCCGGAGAAGCCGAGTGCGGCGGCGACGCGGGGGACGCTGGTGCATGCGGTGCTGGAGCGGTTGTTCGATCATCCGGCGCAGGAGCGGACGGCTCCGCGGGCGAAGGCGCTTGTTCCGGGGCAGTGGGACCGGCTGCTGGAGTCGAAGCCGGAGCTGGTGGAGCTGTTCCCGGAGGGGGACGAGGGGGCGGCTCTGGCGCGGTGGCTGACGGAGGCCGAGGGGCTGGTGGAGCGGTGGTTCACGCTGGAGGACCCGACGCGGCTGGAGCCCGTGGAGCGGGAGTTCTTCGTGGAGACGGAGCTGGAGTCGGGGCTGCGGCTGCGCGGGATCATCGACCGGGTGGACGTGGCGCCGTCGGGCGAGGTGCGGATCGTCGACTACAAGACGGGCAAGGCGCCGCGGCCGGAGTACGCCGAGGGCGCGCTGTTCCAGATGAAGTTCTACGCGCTGGTGGTGTGGCGGCTGAAGCAGGTGGTGCCGCGGCGGCTGCAGCTGGTGTATCTGGGCAGTGGGGACGTGCTGACGTACGACCCGGTGATCGCGGACCTGGAGCGGGTGGAGCGCAAGCTGCTGGCGCTGTGGGATGCGATCAAGGAGGCGACGGAGACGGGTGACTGGCGGCCGCGGCCGACGAAGCTGTGCGGCTGGTGCGATCACCGGGCGGTGTGTCCGGAGTTCGGCGGGACTCCCCCGGTCTATCCGTTGACGGTCGTCCCGAGGCCCGCGGCGGACCCCCAGGGCGGGGCGGCCCTCCCCGAGGGATCCTGA
- a CDS encoding site-2 protease family protein produces MKSLAREGESEEGAAARGAASASAAPGTGPGLVVMDKTLRPAADSARIPSTPTPIALHDRSITPRHQPPRPAPTVHLDHTESTAGRNPPESTERRTAVADTDETGERADKRSGPGGGILMGRPFGVPVYVSPSWFLVAALITWVFGDQLDRVLPDLGPARYLVSLFFAVAFYASVLVHELAHTVAALRFKLPVRRIQLQFFGGVSEIEKESETPGREFVLAFVGPLLSLLLAGAFYLGMELVDPATVPGVLLAGLMISNLLVAAFNLLPGLPLDGGRMLRAVIWGITGKPMAGTVAAAWVGRGLAVAVLIGLPMITHTGLLGTDGVAIESTGMNTVMDALLAAILAAIIWTGAGNSLRMARLREHLPELRARTLTRRAVPVENATPLSEALRRANAHGARAIVVVDGHGDPLSIVRETAIASVPEHRRPWVAVSTLAQELTDGMKVSAELSGEELLDHLRATPATEYLVLEPGGEIYGVLSTLDVEKAFVKAMARPQS; encoded by the coding sequence ATGAAATCGCTCGCCCGCGAAGGGGAGAGCGAGGAAGGCGCCGCAGCGCGCGGGGCAGCATCCGCATCGGCTGCGCCAGGAACCGGACCGGGGCTCGTCGTCATGGACAAAACCCTACGACCCGCCGCCGACAGCGCGCGCATACCATCGACGCCGACCCCCATCGCACTGCATGATCGGAGCATCACACCGCGCCACCAGCCACCCCGCCCCGCACCGACCGTGCACCTGGACCACACTGAAAGCACCGCCGGCCGCAACCCGCCGGAAAGCACCGAACGAAGGACAGCCGTGGCAGACACCGACGAAACCGGCGAGCGCGCAGACAAGCGCTCCGGACCGGGCGGCGGCATCCTCATGGGCCGCCCCTTCGGAGTGCCCGTCTACGTCTCGCCCAGCTGGTTCCTCGTCGCCGCCCTCATCACCTGGGTCTTCGGCGACCAGCTCGACCGCGTCCTGCCCGACCTCGGCCCCGCCCGCTACCTGGTCTCCCTCTTCTTCGCGGTCGCCTTCTACGCCTCCGTCCTGGTCCACGAACTCGCACACACCGTCGCGGCCCTCCGCTTCAAACTCCCCGTGCGCCGCATCCAGCTCCAGTTCTTCGGCGGCGTCTCCGAGATCGAGAAGGAATCCGAGACGCCCGGCCGCGAATTCGTCCTCGCCTTCGTCGGCCCCCTCCTGTCCCTCCTCCTCGCCGGCGCCTTCTACCTCGGCATGGAACTCGTCGACCCCGCCACCGTCCCCGGCGTCCTCCTCGCCGGCCTGATGATCTCCAACCTGCTCGTCGCCGCGTTCAACCTGCTCCCCGGCCTCCCCCTCGACGGCGGCCGCATGCTCCGCGCCGTCATCTGGGGCATCACCGGAAAGCCCATGGCCGGCACCGTCGCCGCCGCCTGGGTCGGCCGCGGCCTCGCCGTCGCCGTCCTCATCGGCCTGCCGATGATCACCCACACCGGCCTCCTCGGCACGGACGGCGTCGCCATCGAATCCACCGGCATGAACACCGTCATGGACGCCCTGCTCGCCGCGATCCTCGCCGCCATCATCTGGACCGGCGCCGGCAACAGCCTGCGCATGGCCCGCCTGCGCGAACACCTCCCCGAACTGCGCGCCCGCACCCTCACCCGACGCGCCGTCCCCGTCGAGAACGCCACCCCCCTCTCCGAGGCCCTGCGCCGCGCCAACGCCCACGGCGCCCGCGCCATCGTCGTCGTCGACGGCCACGGCGACCCGCTCTCCATCGTCCGCGAGACCGCCATCGCCTCCGTCCCCGAACACCGCCGCCCCTGGGTCGCCGTCAGCACCCTCGCCCAGGAGCTCACCGACGGGATGAAGGTCTCCGCCGAACTCTCCGGCGAAGAACTCCTCGACCACCTCCGCGCCACCCCCGCCACCGAATACCTCGTCCTCGAACCAGGCGGTGAGATCTACGGCGTCCTGTCCACCCTCGACGTCGAGAAGGCCTTCGTGAAAGCCATGGCGCGGCCCCAGTCCTGA
- a CDS encoding response regulator transcription factor — MAIRVLLVDDQPLLRTGFRMILEAEQDLAVVGEAGDGLQALDQVRALQPDVVLMDIRMPRMDGVEATRQITGPGRDGPAKVLVLTTFDLDEYVVEALRAGASGFLLKDAPAVELVQAIRVVAGGEAMLAPSITRRLLDKYAEHLPSGEERVPDTLGTLTEREVEVLKLVARGLSNAEIAADLFVSETTVKTHVGHVLTKLGLRDRVQAAVWAYESGLVRPGAGQ, encoded by the coding sequence GTGGCGATCCGCGTCCTACTGGTCGACGACCAGCCGCTGCTGCGCACCGGCTTCCGGATGATCCTGGAGGCCGAACAGGACCTGGCGGTCGTCGGCGAGGCCGGGGACGGTCTGCAGGCGCTGGACCAGGTACGGGCGCTGCAGCCCGATGTGGTGCTGATGGACATCCGGATGCCGCGGATGGACGGGGTGGAGGCGACCCGGCAGATCACGGGTCCGGGCCGGGACGGCCCGGCGAAGGTGCTCGTGCTGACCACGTTCGATCTGGACGAGTACGTGGTGGAGGCGCTGCGGGCGGGGGCGAGCGGGTTCCTCCTGAAGGACGCGCCCGCCGTTGAGTTGGTGCAGGCGATCCGGGTGGTGGCGGGGGGCGAGGCGATGCTCGCGCCGAGCATCACGCGGCGGCTGCTGGACAAGTACGCGGAGCACCTGCCGTCGGGCGAGGAGCGCGTGCCGGACACCTTGGGCACGTTGACCGAGCGGGAGGTCGAGGTGCTGAAGCTGGTGGCGCGCGGCCTGTCGAACGCGGAGATCGCGGCGGACCTGTTCGTGAGCGAGACGACCGTGAAGACGCATGTGGGGCACGTGCTGACGAAGCTGGGCCTGCGCGACCGGGTCCAGGCGGCGGTGTGGGCGTACGAGAGCGGTCTGGTGCGGCCGGGAGCGGGGCAGTAG
- a CDS encoding ferredoxin, giving the protein MTVQQEAPTGGAGQAGEPLEVWIDQDLCTGDGICVQYAPEVFELDIDGLAYVKSPQDELLVDAGATTPVPLTLLQDVVDSAKECPGDCIHVRRVSDRVEVYGPDAE; this is encoded by the coding sequence ATGACCGTGCAGCAGGAGGCTCCCACGGGTGGTGCCGGGCAGGCCGGAGAGCCGCTTGAGGTCTGGATCGACCAGGACCTCTGCACCGGCGACGGGATCTGCGTGCAGTACGCGCCGGAGGTGTTCGAGCTGGACATCGATGGTCTGGCGTACGTGAAGAGCCCGCAGGACGAGCTCCTGGTGGACGCGGGGGCGACGACTCCGGTTCCTCTGACGCTGCTGCAGGACGTGGTGGACTCGGCGAAGGAATGCCCGGGTGACTGCATCCACGTAAGGCGCGTTTCGGACAGGGTCGAGGTCTACGGCCCCGACGCGGAGTGA
- a CDS encoding ABC transporter substrate-binding protein produces the protein MRRNQWLAAPLGAATAAALLSGCGSTDSPTAGGGKGVVMGISDKVKSTDPASGYDPGSWLLFNNVFQSLLSFPKGGTTPEPDAAQACNFEGADSKVYKCTLREGLKFSNGNALTSKDVKFSFERTLKINDANGPAVMLSSIAGIDTPDDKSIVFRLKTSDATFPSKIASGAGSIVDHSQYPADKLRTDGKAVGSGVYKLDSINEKSASFSVNDAYSGKAKAKNTGVTLKFFNEDQAALKKVLESGEVDFAFRGLAAKDIASLSSTKTGDHKVEVVQGTGAEVEHLVFNMNDPVAGKLPVRKAIAYLVDREALVKDVYDGTATSLYSIVPAGIGSHNTAFFDRYGGSPQPKKAEAVLRAAGIKDKVKITLYSTPSRYGPSTDQEFHLIAKQLNDSGLFEADVKSIEFGQYEKDIQDGKYGVYVKGWVPDYPDADNFTQPFFGPDNVLHNNYDNKEISGTIIPSTSAKSDRTAATTDYNRLQDIVADEVPILPLWQGKQYAVTRQNVTGLQWSLDASTVFRFWEISKG, from the coding sequence ATGAGACGTAACCAGTGGTTGGCGGCCCCGCTCGGCGCAGCCACCGCCGCCGCGCTGCTCAGCGGTTGCGGTTCGACCGACAGCCCGACCGCCGGCGGCGGCAAGGGTGTGGTCATGGGGATATCCGACAAGGTGAAGTCGACCGACCCCGCTTCGGGTTACGACCCGGGCTCCTGGCTGCTCTTCAACAACGTCTTCCAGTCCCTGCTGAGCTTCCCCAAGGGCGGCACCACGCCGGAGCCCGACGCCGCCCAGGCCTGCAACTTCGAAGGCGCCGACAGCAAGGTCTACAAGTGCACCCTGCGCGAAGGCCTGAAGTTCAGCAACGGCAACGCCCTCACCTCCAAGGACGTCAAGTTCTCCTTCGAGCGCACGCTGAAGATCAATGACGCCAACGGCCCCGCCGTGATGCTGTCGTCGATCGCCGGCATCGACACCCCCGACGACAAGTCCATCGTCTTCCGCCTCAAGACGTCCGACGCGACCTTCCCCAGCAAGATCGCATCGGGCGCGGGCTCCATCGTCGACCACAGCCAGTACCCGGCCGACAAGCTCCGCACCGACGGCAAGGCCGTCGGCTCCGGCGTCTACAAGCTGGACTCGATCAACGAGAAGAGCGCCAGCTTCTCCGTCAACGACGCCTACAGCGGCAAGGCCAAGGCGAAGAACACCGGCGTCACCCTCAAGTTCTTCAACGAGGACCAGGCCGCCCTCAAGAAGGTCCTCGAAAGCGGCGAGGTCGACTTCGCCTTCCGCGGGCTCGCCGCCAAGGACATCGCCAGCCTGTCCTCCACCAAGACCGGCGACCACAAGGTCGAGGTCGTCCAGGGCACCGGCGCCGAAGTCGAGCACCTCGTCTTCAACATGAACGACCCGGTCGCCGGAAAGCTCCCCGTCCGCAAGGCCATCGCCTACCTCGTCGACCGCGAAGCGCTCGTCAAGGACGTCTACGACGGCACCGCGACCTCGCTGTACTCGATCGTCCCGGCCGGCATCGGCTCGCACAACACCGCCTTCTTCGACCGCTACGGCGGCAGCCCCCAGCCCAAGAAGGCCGAGGCCGTCCTGCGCGCCGCCGGCATCAAGGACAAGGTGAAGATCACCCTGTACTCGACGCCCTCCCGCTACGGCCCGTCCACCGACCAGGAATTCCACCTCATCGCCAAGCAGCTCAACGACAGCGGGCTCTTCGAGGCCGACGTCAAGTCCATCGAGTTCGGGCAGTACGAGAAGGACATCCAGGACGGCAAGTACGGCGTGTACGTGAAGGGCTGGGTCCCCGACTACCCGGACGCCGACAACTTCACCCAGCCCTTCTTCGGCCCGGACAACGTCCTGCACAACAACTACGACAACAAGGAGATCAGCGGGACCATCATCCCGTCGACCTCCGCGAAGTCGGACCGCACCGCGGCCACCACCGACTACAACCGCCTCCAGGACATCGTCGCCGACGAGGTCCCGATCCTCCCGCTCTGGCAGGGCAAGCAGTACGCCGTCACCCGCCAGAACGTGACCGGCCTGCAGTGGTCGCTGGACGCCTCCACCGTCTTCCGCTTCTGGGAGATCAGCAAGGGCTGA
- the arc gene encoding proteasome ATPase, whose amino-acid sequence MAAHDDDINRGIRPGRGSEDPAGQVAYLEQEIAVLRRKLADSPRHTRILEERIVELQTNLAGVSAQNERLANTLREARDQIIALKEEVDRLAQPPAGFGVFLQANEDGTVDIFTGGRKLRVNVSPSVEPEDLRRGQEVMLNEALNVVEAMEFERAGDIVTLKEILEDGERALVVGHTDEERVVRLAEPLLDITIRPGDALLLEPRSGYVYEVVPKSEVEELVLEEVPDIDYDKIGGLGDQIELIRDAVELPYLYPDLFKEHELRPPKGILLYGPPGCGKTLIAKAVANSLAKKVAEVTGQPAGKSYFLNIKGPELLNKYVGETERHIRLVFQRAREKASEGTPVIVFFDEMESLFRTRGSGVSSDVENTIVPQLLAEIDGVEGLENVIVIGASNREDMIDPAILRPGRLDVKIKIERPDAEAARDIFAKYLKASLPLHSDDLSEHSGSPEVAVHSMIQTVVEQMYAETEENRFLEVTYANGDKEVLYFKDFNSGAMIQNIVDRAKKMAIKAFLEHNQKGLRVSHLLQACVDEFKENEDLPNTTNPDDWARISGKKGERIVFIRTLVTGKQGADTGRSIDTVANTGQYL is encoded by the coding sequence GTGGCAGCCCACGACGACGACATCAACCGCGGCATCCGGCCGGGGCGAGGGTCTGAGGACCCCGCCGGTCAGGTTGCCTATCTAGAGCAGGAAATCGCCGTCCTGCGACGTAAGCTCGCCGACTCTCCGCGACACACGAGGATTCTCGAAGAGCGGATCGTCGAGCTCCAGACAAACCTGGCCGGCGTCTCCGCGCAAAACGAGCGACTGGCAAATACGCTCCGTGAGGCCCGCGACCAGATCATCGCCCTCAAGGAGGAAGTCGACCGGCTCGCGCAGCCCCCGGCCGGCTTCGGTGTCTTCCTTCAGGCGAACGAAGACGGCACCGTCGACATCTTCACGGGGGGCCGCAAGCTCCGCGTGAACGTTAGCCCCAGCGTCGAACCGGAAGACCTCCGGCGCGGCCAGGAGGTCATGCTCAACGAGGCCCTCAACGTGGTCGAGGCCATGGAGTTCGAACGGGCCGGGGACATCGTCACCCTCAAGGAGATCCTTGAGGACGGCGAGCGCGCCCTGGTGGTCGGGCACACCGACGAGGAAAGGGTGGTGAGGCTCGCCGAGCCGCTCCTGGACATCACCATCCGCCCCGGCGACGCCCTGCTGCTCGAACCCCGCTCCGGCTACGTCTACGAGGTCGTCCCCAAGAGCGAGGTCGAGGAACTCGTCCTCGAAGAGGTCCCGGACATCGACTACGACAAGATCGGCGGCCTGGGCGACCAGATCGAGCTGATCCGCGACGCCGTCGAGCTCCCGTACCTCTACCCGGACCTCTTCAAGGAGCACGAACTGCGGCCCCCGAAGGGCATCCTGCTGTACGGCCCCCCCGGCTGCGGCAAGACGCTCATCGCCAAGGCCGTGGCCAACTCCCTTGCCAAGAAGGTCGCCGAGGTGACCGGCCAGCCCGCCGGGAAGTCCTACTTCCTGAACATCAAGGGCCCCGAACTCCTCAACAAGTACGTCGGCGAGACCGAGCGGCACATCCGCCTCGTCTTCCAACGTGCCCGGGAGAAGGCGAGCGAGGGCACCCCCGTCATCGTCTTCTTCGACGAGATGGAATCCCTCTTCCGCACCCGCGGATCCGGAGTCAGCTCGGACGTCGAGAACACGATCGTCCCCCAGCTGCTCGCCGAGATCGACGGCGTGGAAGGCCTGGAGAACGTCATCGTCATCGGCGCCTCCAACCGCGAGGACATGATCGACCCGGCCATCCTGCGCCCCGGCCGACTCGACGTGAAGATCAAGATCGAGCGCCCCGACGCCGAAGCGGCGAGGGACATCTTCGCGAAGTACCTCAAGGCCTCGCTGCCGCTCCACAGCGACGACCTCTCCGAGCACTCCGGCTCGCCCGAGGTCGCCGTCCACAGCATGATCCAGACCGTCGTCGAGCAGATGTACGCCGAAACCGAGGAAAACCGCTTCCTTGAGGTCACGTACGCCAACGGCGACAAGGAAGTCCTGTACTTCAAGGACTTCAACTCCGGCGCCATGATCCAGAACATCGTGGACCGGGCGAAGAAGATGGCCATCAAGGCCTTCCTGGAGCACAACCAGAAGGGCCTGCGCGTCTCCCACCTCCTCCAGGCTTGCGTGGACGAGTTCAAGGAGAACGAGGACCTGCCCAACACCACCAACCCGGACGACTGGGCCCGGATCTCCGGCAAGAAGGGCGAGCGGATCGTATTCATCCGCACCCTCGTCACCGGAAAGCAGGGCGCGGACACCGGACGCTCCATCGACACGGTGGCAAACACCGGTCAGTACCTCTGA